The stretch of DNA tctccGCGAATGTTGCTCGTTGGCTCTATTTTGCTATTATAGATACCGAGGGAACTCGATAATATCGACCGAGTGAAAGCTACACCTAGAAAACAGATTTACAAAAATAAGCttaaaactcaccaatgtaatataagtaattatcttatatcttATATTATCTTAAATTGATAATTCTGttctgtattgataattatcttatgttACATTCGTGACagggctagaggaagacagcccaatgtgccggtgagagatgtgttggctcggttagaccttgattacatgtcccaaatctatatcgatgttcgtgtgtgattatccttatatccttatatccttatatcctttgcgtgcaattggtccccttgctacaaatagtagaataagttgaaatgtaaatacacaatcgatatacgaatagatttaagaattgagtgtgtgagattatcattattgtaacaatttccttatatcccatccttttcctgaacaaatatgtcaccctactaaactcgagtagaccgcgagtaatcggttttctaccttacttaccttagatttagaaaatgtttatgtacagtaataaaaatataattaagaattcggctcctttaaacttatgaaactgagcctgtaaaaataaacaaatttaataaaaaaaaaaaaaataaatacattcgtgagttttttttttatttcatccatacataacacagaaaACATCTCGTCTAGCGTCACAGAGGATGGTtgtcatcatatctcattccacttcgacatcttttatctgatacgcaatatccaacgactgtttagcatccttctgtcatcatcattcTGTAAatactggtgaagtgaacaaacaatacccaaacaccaaatcattatcaaacgatgtaattcttcaaaaatatgcaaaatcaacagatagcctaacggaatcctaccgaatgcggtcgtgtctcggacacaaccctcctgtgattttttgtacgttatttctatgctgagaaatggCCTACTTTATGCGATcaaattataactgaaacaGGCTTTATCTTTCTTATTATGTTACGCTCTGTACATGTACATTTGCTCCTTTAATCCTTCCTTAATATTTTTCACCGTTTAACAAAAATGTGTATGAACGCTACTTGCTGTTATTCGTGTAAATCCTCGTTATATCAGACACAAATATACTTTTGTCTCCAAAAACAATTCCGATAAAATTCTCTTCTACCCATTATCAAACGTCTCAGAGGATGTTTTATGCATTAGTTTTTTGCCAAACTTAAGGAATGATAAAGTGGAACAAACGAAACTGATTCTAAAAGAAGATTTCTCGAACGGATGAAAGCGACTCACATTTGCATTCCCTTATCTTCGGGGACATAACAGATTGGAcacaaatatgattttttgtggTTGTTCAGTCGTTTTTCTTGTTAATTAAATGCTCGCTCGACTTCTAAACGAAAGTAACCCGTTTGTTTTCTACCAAAACATATTTATGGGATTTGTTATTCAAATGGAATTCTTCTGAGTCTCTTGATTTATCATTTATCTTTTCCCACGGTATATGTCGAACTGTGAAAACCGGAAAACTATAATAAGACCTATCTCATCCTAATTTCTTAGGTCATCCATCTTATAAGAAATCGCTCATCGATCAAAAAAGATCACCGTTCCAGAAGCGCTTTGGATTTAAAGATACATTACTCGATTGGGTATCTGCTAACGAAATAGCCAAACAAAAGTGACTCACAGCCGTTGTAAACACCGCTTTGTTGTTGTTTATCCGCGTGTCACCACGGCCGTGTAACAAATAGTTGCGTGACTTGCAGAGCCGGTCAAAACACACGAAGAAACACAGGAACTGCAGGGCCTTCGAGATCAACATACGATAATGGTTTGGGAATACCCGATTTTGAAAGTAGCACTATTTCTACAAGAATAAGttccggtttttttttgcttgaggaTGAGTGAAATGATATTCTATCGAATGTGGTTAATCAACTTTTTAGCATATATGGTAAGTGGATGTTTCATTCATCCTCCCGTTGCCGTTATGGTGTATCATCCGCAACATAAGAGCCGAAGTTGAGATATAAAATTTCGCATGATTATATATAAATGAGTCGGTGTCTCCAAAGCGACATCAGTTCAGCCCGAGATTTGCACTTTTGTGGACCTACGGAAATACCTCGCGGAACGCTAAGTAACAACAAAATGAAACTGTTCGTTGGTGCTCTTGTTCTCTTCGCCTTGACGGCATTGTGTAGTGCATGGCCAGCAGCGGAAGGTCAAGTTCAGTTGAGTGATGTTGTCGATGTTCCTGCCCAGCAGAATGGACCAGCTGTGGAGCGTGTCAAACGTCAGTTTGGATTTGGTGGTCCTGCATTTGGTCTAGGCGGTTTCGGTTTCGGTGGACCCGGTGGTTATTATGGTGGACGCCCAGGTGGATATTATGGCGGAAGACCAGGTGGTTACTATGGCGGATTCGGTGGACCAGGCTATTACGGAGGGCATGGAGGACATGGAGGACATGGAGGACATCACCATGGATATCACCGAGGTTGAACTGAATGAAGTGTTCTCGTAGGACAAAACATCTGTAGAGtttaataaattattattttatgttttcaattcgcttgtttcatttgttcattcgtTTCCTTGTGGTTTGTTGTTATTTGGTTGTAGTTGTTATAGATAATCAGTTTCTTAAAGATATTTCCTCAAAATCTATGTTCTTGCCTTTGTTGATATCTTTCACCGGTTTTTGATCGATTTATGGAAGTCTTGGCAGAATTGATATACGATGATATATTTGTTAAGATGTTTGGTTCCTCTTCTGAATaaccttcttcttgaatggcactaacgttcctagagaacttcgccgtctcaacgtgctatgtattacttgcgtaaatttttattagcacttagatgagatttctatgccaaataacacgttttgaatgcattctgagtggcaaggtCTAGAGTGCGCTTGACCACggttggaggaaatttctttgacgaaaaattaccctgaccagaacaggaatcgaacccgaacccccggcatgttaggtgtgacgctaaaccactcggccacgggattaACCTGAATAACCTACATTCTTCTAATTTCTAGAATTCAATGTTTTCAACACTCTTCTCTGTTGCATATCATTCTTTTCAGGGGAAGGgcggtaaagacggacaccttcagtaaaggtgtttttttcagctatctaaccacgaatcgataatctatgtctttttttataataaaattgttTTCGAGGCAAACATTTTGTAAAATTAATGTATTCGCCAtcttttaaaaaataagaaagagtcGGGAAAGATGAACACTGGCTGaacaaatatattttgaaattcaacaaaaacaagaagggttgactaaaatcacctagaagggccttgtatttttttaaattttttaatgtcTAACAAAGCTTCTGAAATCCGGAATGACATATTCGGATAACGTTTCAAAAACCGCTAAGCCAGGTTTTTTCTACCATCTGAGTTGGTTCATTGAACGAATGCTATAGTGGTTTTTTTTGCagttcaaaaaacaaattcctgAACTTCCCATACAATGTCCTCTATAGGTCGCGAAGATGTCGCACTTCCTGTTGTTCCTACTGCCGACTGAAAACTGGTCCTAGCTGTgatgaaacatttgaatttttgaggTTCTGTATGAGTGTTTTCTTCTTCGTTGTAGTCTTCGTTACCCGGCGAACCTTGCATTTTTTGTATGGCTTGTAACCCAGATCCTTCGTCATGAAGGTGTGGGCAGTCCCGATCGACAAATCCTGCGGTCTACCGGATCGAGCGGTTCATTTGATGATTGCTGGCTCGCCGAATGTGGCCGCCAGGATCTCGCACAATCCTTGGCCGAGCCCGTCTCTCAGTACCGACAGATGGTGGTACGTGCTCCGTGGGATTTCAACCGCCGGAATATGTCGCTCGCTCACTTCTCGCAAAAAACTTTACTACGACGTCGCGGTACTCCTTCATCATGCGTCGGTTAGCCTATATACGAGGCTGAAATtgacaccaataccaatacacagaATGTACATGGTGCACACCTATACAACAATGAAAAGTTGTAtcgaacttattgaacaccCTGTGTATGCAAGATGTACACTTCGATCGACATTATATACGACTGTGATTCGATCTCACTTCATATATGACTTAGAACATGTCAAGCTATACGATTTAATGCTAGCTTGATAGTCTTTATGATTGCTGCTCAAAGCTAGGTAAAAATTTCGAAGCGTTGGTTATCTTAGTGTGCTGGAACATGATTcctcaaaaatattttcttggATTCAAATCAGACGAGCATGTCTGCCAATCCATAATATTGATATTGAGGAATTTCGTACCTCGTCTACATGATTGGTTACACtctctcagaatgcattcaaactTTGTAAATGGGAAAACAATTGCGTTGTAATGCAGTACAATCACTTTTTCGTGCATCCACTTGCTTTGTAGTCATTTTTCCGTGCAGTGCTCGGATCAACGCATCAATTGAGTTCGGTACCATTTCCCAGTGATGATTTCGTTTGGTTTCAACAGCTTATAATACATAACAAACATCATTTAGTTTCAACAAATACACAGCATAACCTTCGCAATGTGAGTGATCTGTTGAGCCGACGACAAAGAAGTGTGATCGGGCAGTACCCATGGTATCCATTTCTTTGgatccatttttcatcactAGTCAGACTATAAGTTACGCTCACGTCACGTTAAGTCAGATCACGATAgttttgttgacgtaggactacgaaattatttgaattgtGAATTCGGATgtcattttagaatgcatcggatTTTTAGTATTGACTGTAAAATGTTGTGGTAGTCCTGAAAAGGGGGGATAGTTCACGTGGTTTTCTAGAAGCAGCTGAAGATAGTTGCTTTATGAATCATTCAAGCCCTCGCGTGAACCATACACGAGCGGGCCTTATGTCGAAATTTGCGTCCTCACTGTGAATGCACGTACGGCACTTAACTAATATAAATCGTGAACGTTCTCCTTCTCCTTTATATCATCTTAAGGCTTCAAgcttaaatttaatttagtttCCCAACGAGAGGGTCTTTGCAAGTGATACACTCCGGTCACAAGTCATCGTACACAccgatcgatgcaaaaaaaccaccctcatttgaaatcaaattaatataaataataataatcaagtcaatactacgtaaaagtaggtaattagaattttgttatttcagtATCATTgaattagttaaaaaaaaaacagaaaatgaattttgttccttaatgggtacttttagggtatgacataaaaaataTCTTAAAACCCACTTGAAAAGTAATAATAAAAACAGATAATTAATAGCCAATATTGGTGATggaacggatagtagtttgtccggataccggatatcaggcaagcttcgaggccgggtagtcggatattcggctctttatttgcaaatacgaaactgggagaaactgcatgtgtTTATGAAGCAAATAAAGAATTACATTCTATGAAGCAGaacatatttattttatttttatagaatAGCGGCCCAATAAGTTAAGttattggaatagctttgctgttgcactcgaaCAGACTCTcgtaactttttttcttttcttttattcaatgtttcttttttattccAAATGTCTCTATGTCTAAAActtctactctttctctgcgatcaattgttgctctttcAATTTGACTTTAACATTcaactctactctctctactctctactctgtactctctctacattgtactctctctactctgtactctctctactctccattctctctactctgtactctctattctctctactctacctactctccctactctctctactctctactttctctactctgtactctctctactctctttactctctctactctttactctctactctctactctctactctctactctctattatcTCTATTGTCTAATctatactctctctactctcaactctgtactctctctactttctactctctactctgtactctctccactctctattctccctactctctctactctctacattctctactctctactctgtactctctctactctttactctctactcactctactctctactcactctactctctactctctactcttctcactctactctactctgaactctctctactctctctactctttactctctactatctctactgtctactctgtactctctctactctatctactctctactctctctactctctctactctctactctctctatccTCCACTCTctgctttctactctctactctcaactttctactctctactctctattctcgactctaaaaaaaaataaaaacgttCACACAATCACATACACGCACAAACGAACACATGCACACACGCGAACGCGCACagtctcacacacaaaaaacacatcgcaTCTGCTGACTGCTCCATCTCTCACACTGTTTTTGTATACATCAATCAACCAAAACACACACTCCCAtacacgcacacgcacacgaACACACAAACACGCACATGCACACGCAACCGAACATACGCAAAcgaacacacgcacacacgcagacCCGCACGGTCTCACACACATAACACATGCAAACGcgcacactctctcacacaaaaaaaacacatcgcagctgctcactctctcactctgtttgtgtttacgtcgagaatacgaccatttacgaccgtttacgactgttcacgacggccgcgctttattttttagcgattttatttatagtaagacatattttacataaaaataatgagctACGAATCAATTTCCCGTGAGGAATGAATATtaatagagtatcaagttttctgcaaggaatattgaacaatttttttctgttaagGATTTAACTCTTCCCGGTCGTaagtctgctctcagccaccacagcaaggaatcatactaaatgcTTTATTCAATAACAGTAATCATTAATTAAACTTTTTCCTAAACGAATTTCAATGCCTAGTGGATCTCTGTCAATGGGAATTAATTCGACCCCAAAGGGTTAATAACAGAAAAGGTTACAATTATGAAACttttgtggaaaaatattgaaagaaaTTTGATACTAGTCGAGCAAGCGAAGGTACTACGAATTCAAATAATCAAAGAACATCAATAAACTATTTCATTCAAGATTACAAAACTtggaactgtcttcagggatgataatctgagagagggtacacttacttccccgcaaatcaaattaaatgaaacaaaagagacgaaactggATTAAACTATACACGCGAAGCTCAAGATACCTTTTGAGACTGTTTGTTCTGTTTGGTCGCCATTGAACTCTAAACAGTACCCCCAATTGACAcggtttgctagagtttatcatTCAGCTCCTTTATAGTGAAAGACTGTTCCCTGAAGCTGGCCTGGTGTATGATGCAAAGCGTAATGGGttggttaaaaaaaattaataaaagtaATATTGTTAATGAATAATTGTTATGAGTTAAtatcaatttaattttgaaaaaaataggatttatcttgtgttaatgaaaaatcattgttttttttctaatatttattCGATATCCGgacggatagcaaatattgaccAGATTGtaaccggatatccgtttcatctctaatcaATATGACCTTCTTTGGCCATATTGATTGTTTTCGTTGTCTTCGATAATCAACAGACAACGCTTTGGCATACTCTCCACGAGGTTCCGGAGGTGTTGGGGGTCCAGCTCATCCCAAGCCTCCTTCAACGCAGCCAAATAGTTTATAATAGCTTGTTCGTAACCTCAGTTTTGTCTACTTGTCTATGAATTCTCAATAGAATTCAAGTCGAGGCTTTGGGG from Toxorhynchites rutilus septentrionalis strain SRP chromosome 3, ASM2978413v1, whole genome shotgun sequence encodes:
- the LOC129773355 gene encoding uncharacterized protein LOC129773355; the encoded protein is MKLFVGALVLFALTALCSAWPAAEGQVQLSDVVDVPAQQNGPAVERVKRQFGFGGPAFGLGGFGFGGPGGYYGGRPGGYYGGRPGGYYGGFGGPGYYGGHGGHGGHGGHHHGYHRG